Proteins found in one Methanospirillum hungatei JF-1 genomic segment:
- a CDS encoding MogA/MoaB family molybdenum cofactor biosynthesis protein, which translates to MDPSHIQKISVQTIILVISTSRTEKEDTAGKAIQSLFQESSIPVIRTEIIPDNIEKIQKALHKALSEANCIILTGGTGITHDDCTIEAVEPLFDKRLDGFGELFRMKSFAEVGTRTVLSRAVGGIIDGKAIFCIPGSKNAAELATRDIIIPEIYHILTHANR; encoded by the coding sequence ATGGATCCCTCTCATATTCAAAAGATATCTGTTCAGACGATCATTCTGGTGATCTCTACATCCAGAACAGAAAAAGAAGATACAGCAGGAAAAGCAATACAATCACTCTTTCAGGAGTCATCAATCCCGGTTATCAGAACTGAAATCATTCCCGATAATATTGAAAAGATCCAGAAAGCTCTTCACAAGGCTCTTTCTGAAGCGAACTGCATTATCCTGACTGGGGGTACTGGGATAACTCACGATGACTGCACCATTGAAGCAGTGGAACCACTTTTTGATAAGAGACTTGACGGTTTTGGGGAACTATTCCGCATGAAAAGTTTTGCAGAGGTTGGAACCAGGACAGTATTAAGCAGGGCTGTGGGAGGTATCATTGATGGGAAAGCCATCTTTTGTATACCTGGGTCAAAAAATGCCGCAGAACTTGCTACCCGGGACATTATTATCCCTGAAATTTATCATATCCTCACTCATGCAAACCGGTGA
- a CDS encoding ORC1-type DNA replication protein translates to MTQDMNDSPGLFDKYLSENRIFRDREVLRHSYRPHILPHRKPQIDQIAAILAPALQTETPSNILIYGKTGTGKTASVRYVGSELESVSARRGTVCRVIHLNCEVIDTQYRVLAQISKLIMGEDETPSDKIKTHIPMTGWPTDQVYSELKNQIELNSGVFIIILDEIDKLVKKSGDDTLYNLTRINTDLNRSKVSIIGISNDLGFKTFLDPRVLSSLSEEELVFPPYNAPQLCDILQQRAVIGFAEDALEDEVIPLCAALAAQEHGDARRALDLLRISGELADRENGSKVTVEHVKKAQAKIETDSMVECIRTLPTQSKIVLYCMLLLHRAGQRIFISGDVTRIYKELTPFLEIDVLTARRISDLISELNMLGVINTRLVNRGRHGRTKEMWFDTNTDKIWEVIMEESDGRLAQVDEQIVVQILR, encoded by the coding sequence ATGACACAAGATATGAATGACAGTCCTGGACTTTTTGATAAATATCTCTCAGAGAATCGGATTTTTCGGGACCGTGAGGTACTCCGCCATTCCTACCGGCCTCATATTCTTCCTCACCGGAAACCTCAGATAGATCAAATAGCGGCCATTCTGGCACCAGCACTTCAGACAGAAACTCCCTCAAATATTTTAATATACGGAAAGACTGGAACAGGAAAGACTGCATCTGTCCGATATGTCGGATCAGAGCTGGAGTCAGTAAGCGCCAGAAGGGGGACCGTCTGCAGAGTCATCCATCTGAACTGTGAAGTCATTGACACTCAGTACCGGGTTTTGGCACAGATTTCCAAGTTAATCATGGGTGAGGATGAAACACCAAGTGACAAGATTAAAACTCATATCCCCATGACCGGGTGGCCGACAGATCAGGTGTATAGTGAACTTAAGAATCAGATTGAACTTAATTCCGGTGTTTTCATAATAATTTTAGATGAAATAGACAAGCTCGTCAAAAAAAGTGGGGATGATACCCTCTATAATCTCACCAGGATTAATACTGATCTCAACCGGTCTAAAGTATCCATTATCGGGATCTCCAACGATCTCGGATTTAAAACTTTTCTTGATCCCAGGGTTTTATCATCCCTGTCAGAAGAAGAACTCGTTTTTCCCCCCTATAATGCCCCTCAGCTCTGTGACATTCTTCAGCAGCGTGCAGTGATAGGTTTTGCAGAAGATGCATTGGAAGATGAAGTCATTCCTTTGTGTGCTGCACTCGCTGCCCAGGAGCATGGCGATGCAAGGCGGGCTCTTGACCTCCTCCGGATATCAGGTGAGCTTGCTGACAGGGAGAATGGATCAAAGGTCACCGTTGAACATGTGAAAAAGGCCCAGGCAAAGATAGAGACTGACAGCATGGTAGAGTGTATCAGGACGCTGCCTACACAGAGCAAAATTGTGTTATACTGCATGCTTCTTTTGCACCGGGCTGGTCAGCGGATCTTCATCTCAGGAGATGTTACGAGAATATATAAAGAACTCACTCCGTTTCTTGAGATTGATGTTCTTACCGCACGAAGGATATCAGACCTTATTTCAGAACTCAATATGCTCGGCGTTATCAATACAAGGCTGGTAAACCGGGGTCGCCATGGGAGAACCAAAGAAATGTGGTTTGATACTAATACGGACAAGATATGGGAGGTAATCATGGAAGAGTCAGATGGACGTCTCGCACAGGTTGATGAACAGATTGTGGTCCAGATATTACGGTAA
- a CDS encoding Lrp/AsnC family transcriptional regulator, whose protein sequence is MDDIDRSLLSLLEEDCSTPLHDLAVMLGCSDEEVEKRKKQLEEDGIIRRYSAVINWEQVDKGAVYAIIELKVAPERDYGYDRIAARISRFSNVRNLRLRTGTHDLQLLVKGKSMQEIARFVSEQIAPMERIRETATHIIMKTYKENGVLYVEREDGQRLPFSF, encoded by the coding sequence ATGGATGATATAGACCGATCATTACTCTCTCTTCTTGAAGAAGACTGCTCAACTCCCCTTCATGATCTGGCAGTCATGCTTGGGTGCAGTGATGAAGAGGTAGAAAAACGGAAAAAGCAACTTGAAGAAGATGGCATTATCCGCCGGTACTCTGCGGTTATAAATTGGGAACAGGTGGATAAAGGTGCAGTGTATGCAATTATTGAGTTGAAAGTTGCGCCTGAGCGGGACTATGGGTACGATCGAATCGCAGCACGGATCTCCCGGTTTTCGAATGTTCGTAACCTACGACTCAGGACCGGGACCCATGATCTCCAGCTGCTGGTCAAGGGGAAGAGTATGCAGGAGATTGCACGGTTTGTATCTGAGCAGATTGCTCCCATGGAACGGATCCGGGAGACTGCGACACACATTATCATGAAGACATACAAGGAAAACGGGGTGCTCTATGTTGAGCGTGAAGACGGACAACGCCTGCCATTCTCGTTCTGA
- a CDS encoding aminotransferase class I/II-fold pyridoxal phosphate-dependent enzyme, which translates to MLSVKTDNACHSRSDQRKRDFVSERAKVIPPSGIRRFFDLAGQMEDVISLGVGEPDYSTPWHICDAAITSIEQGHTAYTSNTGMESLRRELARFLRDRYQVEYNPMSEMIITTGVSEGLDIVIRAVTNPGDEVLVIDPSYVSYAPCVTMAGGTPVPVPCTEKNRFRLTADVLMEHITPQSKALILNFPNNPTGGVMRREDLEAIADVAIDHDLLLLSDEVYAELTYEGHHTATASIEGLWDRTITLSGFSKAFAMTGWRLGYLCAPPDITAATLKIHQYVMLSAPTMSQYAALEALKNGEEAMREMVREYHLRRNLFVDGLNRIGLSCHTPEGAFYAFPSVKGTGLTDYEFAERLITEAGVAVVPGSVFGNNGIGHVRCSYAVSRQELTEAIRRMDEFIRSLP; encoded by the coding sequence ATGTTGAGCGTGAAGACGGACAACGCCTGCCATTCTCGTTCTGATCAGAGAAAACGGGATTTCGTCTCTGAACGGGCGAAAGTTATACCACCGTCAGGAATACGGCGCTTTTTTGATCTAGCCGGACAGATGGAGGACGTCATCTCTCTCGGGGTTGGAGAGCCGGATTATTCAACTCCCTGGCATATCTGCGATGCAGCGATCACATCTATTGAGCAGGGTCATACGGCATACACCTCAAACACCGGCATGGAGTCTTTGAGAAGGGAGCTTGCCCGGTTCCTCCGGGACCGGTACCAGGTTGAGTATAATCCGATGTCAGAGATGATCATCACCACCGGGGTATCTGAGGGCCTCGATATCGTCATTCGTGCGGTAACTAACCCGGGAGATGAAGTACTGGTCATTGACCCGTCTTACGTGAGCTATGCTCCCTGTGTCACCATGGCAGGCGGTACCCCGGTTCCGGTCCCCTGTACTGAGAAGAACCGGTTTCGTCTTACTGCGGATGTCCTGATGGAACACATCACTCCGCAGTCCAAGGCTCTCATCCTGAACTTTCCCAATAACCCGACCGGTGGTGTTATGAGACGGGAAGATCTTGAAGCAATTGCAGATGTCGCGATTGATCATGATCTGCTCCTCCTCTCAGATGAGGTCTACGCCGAACTGACCTATGAAGGTCATCATACCGCTACCGCCTCAATCGAAGGTCTGTGGGACCGGACAATTACACTATCTGGGTTTTCGAAAGCATTTGCCATGACCGGGTGGAGACTGGGATATCTCTGCGCCCCTCCGGATATCACTGCTGCCACTCTGAAAATTCACCAGTACGTGATGCTGTCGGCTCCGACTATGAGCCAGTATGCTGCACTCGAGGCATTGAAAAACGGAGAAGAAGCGATGCGTGAGATGGTTCGGGAGTATCATCTCAGGAGAAACCTCTTTGTTGACGGGTTAAACCGGATCGGGCTCTCCTGTCATACTCCAGAAGGAGCGTTCTATGCATTTCCGTCCGTCAAAGGGACCGGACTTACCGACTATGAGTTTGCCGAGCGTCTGATAACAGAAGCTGGCGTTGCGGTCGTTCCGGGCAGCGTCTTTGGAAACAATGGTATCGGGCATGTCCGGTGCTCATATGCCGTTTCAAGGCAGGAACTTACTGAAGCAATACGAAGAATGGATGAGTTTATCAGGTCTTTGCCCTGA
- the purE gene encoding 5-(carboxyamino)imidazole ribonucleotide mutase: MPDVSIICGSSSDEEIAKKAWEVLKGYEISYDYQVISAHRDPDRLDEHISASDARVFICIAGLAAALPGVVASKTKKPVIGVPVSGKLMGGLDALLSIVQMPKGVPVACVGVDNGENAAHLAARILGIGSG, translated from the coding sequence ATGCCTGACGTCAGCATTATCTGTGGTTCCTCATCTGATGAAGAGATCGCGAAAAAGGCCTGGGAAGTCCTGAAAGGTTATGAAATAAGTTATGATTACCAGGTCATTTCAGCTCACCGTGACCCTGACCGATTGGATGAACACATATCCGCTTCTGATGCCAGGGTCTTTATCTGTATTGCAGGACTTGCCGCCGCCCTTCCCGGTGTTGTAGCATCAAAAACAAAAAAGCCGGTGATCGGTGTTCCGGTCTCCGGTAAACTCATGGGGGGTCTTGATGCCCTGCTCTCGATTGTGCAGATGCCGAAAGGGGTTCCGGTCGCCTGCGTCGGAGTTGACAACGGAGAAAATGCTGCCCATCTTGCAGCACGAATACTTGGAATCGGATCTGGATAA
- a CDS encoding pyridoxal-phosphate-dependent aminotransferase family protein translates to MEDELLLMLPGPVPLPERVRAVMARQAINHRGAEFGNAYADIVRVLKGLFGTKNNPLVISGSGTAGMEAAVANFGKGRKMAHLINGKFGERMYTIGQRYASEARPIESDWGTPLNLESLKSALEDGCEVVTMVHNETSAGILNPAGEVGKICRKYDALFIMDGVTSIGGDQVLADDWGVDVAVVGSQKCLAAPAGLAAVSVSDRAWDRAVKNPPYYLDLPAYKKNAAKDPMETPYTPAVPLFLALREACLIIEEEGVDKRIARHHRMAGAVRKAVHAWGIDMFPKTDSLHQYSNTVTAACIPAGSNDKDFRGVVKKLGIQIAGGQDHLKDKIFRIGHMGAVSAPELLATLAATEYAVRKTGHQVLESGVMAAAEDLG, encoded by the coding sequence ATGGAAGATGAGTTGCTCCTGATGCTTCCGGGCCCGGTTCCGCTGCCTGAACGGGTTCGTGCAGTCATGGCCCGGCAGGCTATCAATCACCGGGGGGCAGAATTCGGCAATGCATATGCAGATATCGTTCGTGTTCTGAAAGGCCTGTTTGGTACGAAGAATAATCCTCTTGTCATTTCAGGTTCAGGGACGGCCGGAATGGAGGCTGCGGTTGCAAACTTTGGAAAGGGCCGCAAAATGGCCCACCTGATCAATGGTAAGTTTGGGGAGCGGATGTACACGATTGGACAGCGGTATGCATCCGAAGCCCGTCCGATTGAGTCAGACTGGGGCACTCCGCTGAACCTTGAAAGCCTGAAATCTGCCCTTGAGGATGGGTGTGAGGTCGTCACGATGGTCCATAATGAGACATCAGCCGGAATATTAAACCCTGCAGGAGAGGTTGGTAAGATCTGCCGGAAATATGATGCGCTCTTTATCATGGACGGGGTGACCTCCATCGGTGGTGACCAGGTTCTGGCCGATGACTGGGGGGTCGATGTTGCCGTCGTCGGTTCACAAAAATGTCTGGCAGCACCTGCAGGTCTTGCAGCAGTCTCCGTGTCAGATCGGGCATGGGACCGGGCAGTAAAAAATCCACCATATTACTTGGACCTTCCGGCGTACAAGAAGAATGCAGCCAAAGATCCCATGGAGACTCCCTATACTCCGGCAGTTCCGCTGTTTCTTGCACTTCGGGAGGCCTGTCTCATCATTGAAGAAGAAGGGGTTGACAAGCGGATCGCCCGGCATCACAGGATGGCAGGAGCAGTCAGAAAGGCAGTACACGCCTGGGGTATTGACATGTTCCCAAAGACCGACAGTCTTCATCAGTACTCAAATACCGTAACTGCTGCCTGTATCCCGGCCGGGTCAAATGACAAGGATTTCAGGGGAGTAGTCAAGAAACTTGGCATTCAGATCGCAGGTGGACAGGACCACTTGAAGGATAAAATTTTCCGGATCGGTCATATGGGCGCTGTATCAGCCCCCGAGCTTCTGGCAACCCTTGCAGCAACAGAATACGCAGTCCGAAAGACCGGCCATCAGGTTTTGGAGTCTGGTGTGATGGCTGCAGCAGAGGACTTAGGATGA
- the ribC gene encoding riboflavin synthase, with protein sequence MKIGIADTTFARVNMGRFAIDELKKHSSVTIERYTVPGVKDLPVACKKLFDEYQCDICMALGMPGGKEKDRMCAHEASTGLIACQLMTNRHIIEVFVHEDEAADDAELAWLAEQRTREHAVNVIKLMRPGTLEREAGTGQRQGFSDAGSARQ encoded by the coding sequence ATGAAGATAGGTATCGCGGACACGACCTTTGCACGGGTGAATATGGGCAGGTTCGCGATCGATGAACTGAAAAAACATAGTAGTGTTACCATAGAGCGCTATACCGTCCCCGGTGTGAAAGATCTACCGGTAGCCTGCAAAAAGCTTTTTGACGAGTATCAGTGTGACATCTGCATGGCTCTTGGGATGCCTGGCGGGAAGGAAAAAGACCGGATGTGTGCCCACGAAGCATCTACCGGCCTTATCGCCTGCCAGCTCATGACAAACCGCCATATCATCGAAGTGTTTGTCCATGAAGATGAAGCAGCAGATGATGCAGAACTTGCCTGGCTTGCTGAACAACGGACCAGGGAACATGCGGTAAATGTCATCAAACTCATGCGACCCGGAACCCTTGAGCGGGAAGCCGGAACTGGTCAGAGACAGGGTTTTTCTGATGCCGGTTCGGCACGACAATAG
- the ribH gene encoding 6,7-dimethyl-8-ribityllumazine synthase, which yields MTVKNTGIKLGFVVAEFNRDITYMMEIEAEEHAKFLGAEVTERLYVPGAYDMPLAIKKMLRDNKVDAVVTIGCVIEGATQHDEIVVQHAARKIIDLSLEFEKPVTLGISGPGMTRIEATERIEYGKRAVESAIKLVQRLA from the coding sequence ATGACAGTGAAAAATACAGGAATAAAACTAGGTTTTGTTGTCGCGGAATTTAACCGTGACATCACCTATATGATGGAGATTGAGGCAGAAGAGCATGCAAAGTTTCTGGGAGCCGAGGTAACAGAGCGGCTGTATGTCCCCGGCGCTTATGACATGCCTCTTGCCATTAAAAAAATGCTGAGAGATAACAAGGTCGACGCCGTTGTTACCATCGGGTGTGTCATTGAAGGGGCAACTCAGCATGATGAAATTGTGGTCCAGCATGCAGCCCGGAAGATCATTGATCTCTCCCTTGAGTTTGAAAAGCCGGTGACCCTCGGCATCTCCGGTCCGGGTATGACCAGGATCGAGGCGACTGAGCGGATAGAGTATGGAAAGCGTGCGGTCGAATCCGCAATCAAACTGGTACAGCGGTTAGCATGA
- a CDS encoding pyridoxal phosphate-dependent aminotransferase → MRPLSTKLAAIAPSATIEITEKARKMQAAGTDVISLSIGEPDFPTPAHITEACIDALRRGETHYAPGKGIPELLKAIAEKIEQENKIPCTPDQVIVGCGAKDSIYEACEAVLSPGDETIILDPSWVSYEPCVQIAGGVPVHHPLHQDTFQVDDSLLEKVTKKTRMIIVNTPSNPSGAILNHESLQLVADICQDHDLIVLSDEIYEKLIYGKIHTSIGAFPGMEDRTITVNGFSKAYAMTGWRLGYAVASKEIIGNMNKVQQHTISHPTTFAMYGGVAALKGPQECIEEMRTEFERRRAFVLKSMDEMGLSYAPADGAFYAYVKVDGDDAEVANRWLEKGHVAVTHGSAFNHPGWVRLSYAASMDRLQEAMRRISAVL, encoded by the coding sequence ATGAGGCCTCTCTCGACCAAACTTGCTGCCATCGCTCCGTCAGCAACGATCGAGATCACGGAAAAAGCCCGAAAAATGCAGGCTGCAGGGACAGATGTCATTAGTCTCTCTATCGGGGAGCCTGACTTTCCTACCCCGGCCCATATCACCGAGGCATGTATTGATGCTCTCCGGCGGGGTGAAACCCACTATGCACCCGGTAAGGGAATCCCGGAGCTTTTGAAGGCCATCGCCGAAAAGATCGAGCAGGAGAATAAGATTCCCTGTACTCCGGATCAGGTGATCGTCGGATGCGGGGCAAAGGACTCGATATATGAGGCATGTGAAGCGGTCCTGAGTCCAGGTGATGAAACCATCATTCTGGATCCATCATGGGTCAGTTATGAGCCCTGTGTTCAGATTGCCGGAGGTGTACCAGTACATCACCCTCTGCATCAGGATACATTCCAGGTTGATGATAGTCTTCTTGAGAAGGTTACAAAGAAGACCCGGATGATCATTGTCAATACTCCGTCAAATCCCTCCGGAGCGATATTAAACCATGAATCCCTGCAGCTGGTTGCTGATATCTGTCAGGATCATGACCTCATTGTCCTCTCCGACGAGATATATGAGAAACTGATCTATGGGAAAATCCACACTTCTATCGGGGCATTCCCAGGGATGGAGGATCGGACCATTACGGTGAATGGATTCTCAAAGGCCTATGCTATGACCGGATGGAGACTTGGGTATGCCGTCGCATCCAAAGAGATCATCGGGAACATGAACAAGGTCCAACAGCATACCATCTCCCATCCGACGACCTTTGCGATGTATGGCGGGGTAGCAGCACTCAAAGGGCCGCAGGAGTGTATTGAGGAGATGCGGACAGAATTTGAGAGAAGACGTGCCTTTGTTCTGAAAAGCATGGATGAGATGGGCCTTTCGTATGCACCGGCAGACGGGGCGTTTTACGCCTATGTCAAGGTCGACGGGGATGATGCAGAGGTTGCGAACCGCTGGCTGGAGAAGGGTCATGTCGCTGTCACCCATGGATCTGCGTTCAATCATCCGGGATGGGTTCGGTTAAGTTATGCAGCGTCAATGGACCGGTTACAAGAAGCGATGAGGAGAATCTCTGCTGTTCTCTAA